A single window of Gossypium hirsutum isolate 1008001.06 chromosome A10, Gossypium_hirsutum_v2.1, whole genome shotgun sequence DNA harbors:
- the LOC107925303 gene encoding seipin-2, translating to MESQSSNEEDQFFDAFDDFPFYDCLTFDQSDPSTSHLPSTLRRRALSRRGISSKESGGESLPETSTLEDHSRTSSREPRYNLFRDLKPSDSTLVVTESPRDGVNPIRVSEENAGVESTVTTAENDESLDQARYSADSSAELSESLHSSSSLLLFIAGLVIKAIGFQLNLLISSITLPLSGISSFYMFIIDPFQALSHGRAYVITKLSNLWNSICGYFSPMMNDCLNYHNLYGTSCSDSAGERGLLFTSLATSGILMRYLVDEPLEIKEMLNFDYSKSSPVAYVPIVSCAAIGCGAKCMEKINVGNNVGSRVIPMDHKLKVTVSLTLPESEYNRYLGMFQVRVDFLSVNGETLASSSRHCMLKFRSEPIRFLLTVFKIVPLITGYSSETQILNLKITGLHEGTVPTACLRVVLEQRAEFRSGAGIPELYDASLILDSELPFFKRMIWYWRRTIFIWLSMTLFTTEVLFTLVCCRPLLIPRTRMRDGSTRNMSTQNSRHPQI from the exons ATGGAATCCCAAAGCTCCAACGAAGAGGATCAGTTCTTTGACGCATTTGACGACTTCCCCTTTTACGATTGCCTTACCTTTGACCAATCAGATCCTTCCACGTCTCACTTACCGTCTACTCTCCGCCGGCGAGCCTTATCTCGCCGGGGAATCTCCTCCAAGGAATCCGGAGGAGAGTCCCTTCCAGAAACTTCCACTCTCGAAGACCACTCCAGAACCAGTTCTAGAGAGCCAAGGTACAATCTCTTCCGCGATTTGAAGCCAAGCGACAGCACTTTGGTGGTAACCGAGTCGCCTCGAGATGGAGTTAACCCGATCCGTGTCTCAGAAGAGAACGCCGGCGTTGAATCCACTGTCACCACCGCAGAAAATGATGAATCACTTGACCAAGCCCGTTACTCCGCAGACTCGAGCGCCGAACTCAGTGAGTCGCTACATTCCTCTTCGAGTTTGCTACTGTTTATAGCTGGTTTAGTGATAAAGGCAATTGGGTTTCAGTTAAATTTGCTGATTAGCTCCATTACATTACCTCTGTCAGGTATAAGTAGCTTCTACATGTTTATTATTGATCCTTTTCAAGCTTTGAGTCATGGTAGAGCTTATGTAATCACAAAGTTGTCAAATTTATGGAATTCGATTTGTGGGTATTTCAGTCCTATGATGAATGATTGCTTGAACTACCATAATCTATATGGAACCTCTTGTTCCGATTCGGCTGGGGAACGT GGGTTATTGTTTACTTCACTTGCTACTAGTGGGATTTTGATGAGGTATTTGGTGGATGAACCATTGGAGATAAAGGAAATGTTGAACTTTGATTATAGTAAGAGTAGTCCGGTTGCATATGTTCCGATTGTGTCTTGTGCCGCCATTGGTTGCGGTGCAAAATGTATGGAGAAGATAAATGTTGGGAATAATGTGGGTTCTCGAGTCATACCGATGGATCACAAATTGAAGGTTACTGTTTCTTTGACATTGCCGGAGTCAGAGTACAACAGATATCTTGGGATGTTCCAG GTCAGGGTAGATTTCTTGTCTGTTAATGGTGAAACTCTTGCCAGCTCAAGCCGTCATTGCATGTTGAAATTCAGAAGTGAGCCTATCCGGTTTCTACTGACAGTCTTCAAGATTGTTCCTCTAATCACTGGCTACAGTTCAGAAACCCAGATTTTGAATCTGAAGATTACAGGTTTGCACGAAGGAACCGTGCCTACTGCTTGCTTAAGGGTAGTACTTGAACAACGAGCGGAGTTCAGATCAGGTGCTGGTATTCCTGAACTATACGATGCATCCCTCATCCTTGACTCAGAACTTCCTTTTTTCAAAAGAATGATATGGTATTGGAGGAGAACTATTTTTATATGGCTCAGTATGACATTGTTTACCACGGAGGTACTGTTTACTTTAGTTTGTTGTAGACCTTTACTCATTCCAAGAACACGAATGAGAGATGGTTCTACCAGGAACATGTCTACACAAAATAGTCGACATCCACAGATTTGA
- the LOC107924918 gene encoding aquaporin NIP1-2, with product MAEISGCNGNHEVVLNVNGETSHHHPPPSSAPKRKDSDLGFSVPFIQKLMAEVLGTYFLIFAGCAAVVVNVNNEKVVSLPGISIVWGLAVMVLVYSLGHISGAHFNPAVTIAFATCKRFPLKQVPAYVLAQVIGSTLAAGTLRLLFSGPHDVFAGTSPQGSDLQAFGVEFIITFYLMFIISGVATDNRAIGELAGLAIGATVLINVMFAGPITGASMNPARSLGPAIVSNHYKGIWIYLMSPTLGAVSGAWVYNMVRYTDKPLREITKSASFHKSSRNSG from the exons ATGGCGGAGATTTCTGGGTGTAATGGAAACCATGAAGTAGTTTTGAATGTTAATGGTGAAACCAGTCATCATCATCCTCCTCCTTCATCAGCTCCAAAAAGAAAAGATTCTGACCTGGGTTTCTCTGTACCCTTCATTCAAAAG CTAATGGCAGAGGTGTTAGGCACGTACTTCTTAATATTTGCGGGTTGTGCAGCGGTGGTAGTGAATGTAAACAATGAGAAAGTGGTATCACTACCAGGGATTTCCATAGTATGGGGATTAGCTGTAATGGTCTTGGTTTATTCCTTAGGTCACATCTCTGGTGCTCATTTCAACCCTGCTGTCACCATTGCTTTTGCTACCTGCAAAAGATTTCCTCTCAAACAG GTCCCTGCTTATGTATTAGCTCAAGTTATTGGATCAACACTAGCAGCTGGTACACTTCGGTTGTTATTTAGCGGACCACATGATGTCTTTGCCGGAACATCGCCGCAAGGGTCCGATTTGCAGGCTTTTGGGGTCGAGTTCATCATTACTTTTTACCTAATGTTCATTATATCTGGTGTTGCCACTGATAACAGAGCT ATTGGAGAACTTGCTGGACTTGCCATTGGTGCCACTGTGCTGATTAATGTGATGTTTGCTGG GCCAATTACAGGAGCATCAATGAACCCAGCAAGGAGTTTGGGACCTGCAATTGTGTCGAATCATTACAAGGGGATATGGATATATCTGATGTCACCAACACTTGGGGCAGTATCAGGTGCATGGGTTTATAACATGGTGAGGTACACAGACAAGCCATTAAGGGAGATAACCAAGAGTGCTTCTTTCCACAAGAGTTCCCGTAATTCTGGTTAA
- the LOC107925113 gene encoding CTD small phosphatase-like protein, producing MMLSEKPKEPISKRQQLHHIFHIRRCFSGKKNNNANSITIFASINKSFVKCTHQLSNILSVLARKVTPWCRIKGFEVIEKKDKRQFDYVDVKVVRPTLQLQFEPCSFNVLPLPTPFLVLQRNLLPPLGPDKKGTIVLDLDETLVHSRLGPPPPRYYFAVSRVMDGVTIYFYVFKRPGVDEFLEIISTKSEVVVFTAGHKAYASKVIDTLDPTGLISHRFYRDSCKQVRGKFIKDLSDIGRDLRKTVIVDDNPKSYSLQPENGIPIKPFYGDELWDRELMKLAGFFERCDVFQDMRDAVNHFLGGAKD from the coding sequence ATGATGTTATCCGAGAAGCCAAAAGAGCCCATCAGCAAGCGCCAACAACTGCACCACATTTTCCATATACGAAGGTGCTTTTCAGGTAAAAAGAACAACAACGCCAATTCCATCACCATCTTCGCATCGATAAACAAGTCCTTTGTTAAATGTACCCATCAGCTCTCCAACATTTTATCGGTGCTTGCCCGTAAAGTAACCCCATGGTGTCGCATTAAGGGATTCGAGGTTATCGAAAAGAAAGACAAACGCCAGTTCGATTACGTCGATGTTAAAGTCGTCCGTCCCACACTTCAACTCCAATTCGAGCCATGTAGTTTTAACGTCTTGCCTCTACCGACACCGTTTCTTGTTTTACAGCGGAACTTGCTTCCACCGTTGGGACCGGATAAAAAAGGGACCATCGTGCTTGACTTGGATGAGACGTTGGTGCATTCGAGACTCGGCCCGCCTCCACCGAGGTACTATTTCGCGGTTTCGAGGGTGATGGACGGAGTGACGATTTATTTCTACGTGTTTAAACGGCCTGGGGTCGACGAGTTCTTGGAGATCATCAGCACGAAATCTGAGGTCGTCGTTTTCACGGCGGGGCACAAAGCGTACGCGTCCAAGGTGATTGACACGCTCGACCCTACAGGATTGATATCGCATAGGTTTTATAGGGATTCATGCAAGCAAGTGCGGGGGAAATTCATCAAGGACTTGTCGGACATAGGGAGGGACTTGAGGAAGACTGTCATCGTCGACGATAACCCAAAGTCGTATTCGTTGCAACCGGAAAACGGGATACCGATCAAGCCGTTCTACGGCGATGAGCTTTGGGACAGGGAATTGATGAAGTTGGCCGGTTTTTTCGAGAGATGCGATGTTTTTCAAGACATGAGAGACGCTGTGAACCATTTTCTTGGAGGTGCTAAAGATTAA